One window from the genome of Sesamum indicum cultivar Zhongzhi No. 13 linkage group LG15, S_indicum_v1.0, whole genome shotgun sequence encodes:
- the LOC105177594 gene encoding uncharacterized protein At4g06744-like: MGRRGLLAIVSSFILLHSLFFQLNANINTNQNLQVIIGGGGAYPPDYGDCPDCSPPSEPPVCPEPIPPPPPEPECPSPTPPPPPPPPPPPPPPPPPPPPPPPPPPPPINTEPPLSLELQMAVKVIERFRRTITEDPFNITKTWTGRICKDKHAYRGFACDTTIRDNKTVVAYVLFNGFRFKGKPLKLENFLGGLKDLIVFHANTNFFTGGVPSGISKIPSLFEFDLSNNRLSGGFPRAVLAATNLTFLDLRFNQLTGKLPPEVFRLDLDVLFLNNNHFEGDIPETLGKTPVRYLIFANNKFTGQIPKSIGQTSNTLVEVLFRNNQLSGCLPPEIGLLQKATVFDASANHLTGPIPHSFGCLKNMLFFNMSYNQLYGAVPEPLCNLGSLIELTLKFNYFTQVGPKCRKLIMSKKLDISMNCILDLPSQRSAAECETFFLNQQSCPDPQSLINYMPCKIDNHESPEEYPEDRKLMAQPRSYAALQNHQP, from the coding sequence ATGGGGCGTAGAGGGTTATTAGCCATTGTTTCCTCATTCATCTTACTACATTCACTATTCTTCCAACTCAATGCAAATATTAACACCAACCAGAATCTACAAGTTATAATAGGGGGAGGAGGAGCTTATCCTCCTGATTATGGAGACTGTCCAGACTGCTCTCCACCCTCCGAACCGCCTGTATGCCCCGAACCTATTCCTCCGCCACCTCCAGAGCCAGAATGCCCTTCACCAActcctccacctccacctcctcctcctcctccaccacctcctcctcctcctcctccacctccacctcctcctcctcctccgccgccAATTAATACAGAACCTCCCCTCTCCCTGGAGCTCCAAATGGCAGTAAAAGTCATAGAAAGATTCAGGAGAACAATAACAGAAGACCCCTTTAACATTACGAAAACCTGGACAGGCAGAATATGCAAGGACAAACATGCATACAGGGGCTTCGCATGTGATACCACCATCAGGGACAACAAGACTGTAGTTGCTTATGTCTTATTCAATGGTTTCCGTTTTAAAGGTAAACCACTTAAATTAGAGAATTTCCTTGGCGGGCTCAAAGACTTGATTGTCTTCCATGCCAACACCAACTTCTTCACGGGCGGAGTCCCGTCCGGGATCTCCAAGATCCCGTCTCTTTTCGAGTTCGATTTGAGCAACAACAGGCTTTCTGGAGGATTCCCAAGAGCAGTTCTAGCTGCCACCAATCTCACATTCTTGGATCTGAGGTTCAACCAGCTCACAGGGAAACTTCCACCAGAGGTATTCAGACTAGATCTTGATGTTCTCTTTCTTAACAACAATCACTTCGAAGGAGACATACCAGAAACCCTCGGCAAAACTCCTGTTCGGTATCTCATCTTTGCAAACAACAAATTCACCGGTCAGATCCCGAAAAGTATAGGCCAAACATCAAACACGTTGGTGGAAGTCCTTTTCCGGAACAACCAGCTTTCGGGTTGTCTTCCCCCCGAGATAGGTTTGCTGCAAAAGGCCACTGTTTTCGATGCCAGCGCGAACCATTTGACGGGACCAATACCCCACTCTTTTGGTTGCCTGAAAAATATGTTGTTCTTCAACATGTCATACAATCAGCTCTACGGGGCGGTGCCTGAACCCTTGTGCAATCTGGGAAGCCTCATCGAGCTGACGTTGAAGTTCAATTACTTCACGCAGGTTGGACCCAAGTGTCGGAAGCTGATCATGTCCAAGAAGCTTGATATAAGCATGAACTGTATTCTGGATCTCCCATCACAGAGAAGCGCAGCAGAATGTGAAACTTTCTTCTTGAATCAACAGTCTTGCCCGGATCCGCAATCACTCATCAATTATATGCCTTGCAAGATTGATAATCATGAGTCGCCGGAAGAATATCCTGAAGACAGGAAACTGATGGCTCAACCACGTTCGTACGCAGCTTTACAGAACCACCAGCCTTAG
- the LOC105177595 gene encoding probable 2-oxoglutarate-dependent dioxygenase At3g49630 isoform X1, translating into MATDFKSIPLIDISPLVEKGDDPNLAQDEGVAEVVRQLDRACREAGFFYVKGHGIRDSLLKDIRSVSRQFFHLPYEEKLKIKLSAATGYRGYQRVGENITKGVPDMHEAIDCYREVKPGMYGRLGEAMEGCNKWPSDPPNFKDLMEEYVNLCTDLSSKIMRGIALALGAPMDVFEGNRAGDPFWVLRVIGYPVVHHANGQEMPKTETDVGCGAHTDYGLLTLVNQDDDITALQVRNSNGEWISALPVPGTFVCNIGDMLKILTNGEYESTLHRVINNSPKYRVCVAYFYEPNFDAAIEPLDTCVQRTGGTKKFDSAVYGKHLVSKVLTNFVM; encoded by the exons ATGGCTACCGACTTCAAGTCTATCCCTTTAATCG ATATCAGTCCGCTGGTGGAGAAGGGGGATGATCCGAACTTGGCCCAAGATGAAGGCGTGGCAGAAGTTGTTCGACAACTGGATCGTGCTTGTAGAGAAGCTGGATTCTTTTATGTG AAGGGGCATGGAATTCGGGATTCTCTTCTTAAAGATATTAGAAGCGTATCGCGTCAGTTTTTCCATCTGCCTTATGAGGAGAAGCTCAAAATCAAACTCTCTGCGGCAACTGGATACAG AGGATATCAACGGGTTGGTGAGAACATAACAAAAGGCGTGCCGGACATGCATGAAGCTATTGAT TGCTACAGAGAAGTAAAACCTGGAATGTATGGAAGGCTTGGTGAAGCTATGGAAGGAtgtaataaatg GCCGAGTGATCCTCcaaattttaaagatttaATGGAGGAGTATGTCAATCTTTGCACAG ATCTATCTAGCAAGATCATGAGGGGGATAGCTTTAGCATTGGGTGCGCCGATGGATGTATTTGAAGGGAATAGAGCTGGAGATCCATTTTGGGTGCTTCGTGTGATTGGATATCCTGTTGTCCACCATGCAAATGGCCAGGAAATGCCGAAGACAGAAACTGATGTTGGATG TGGAGCACACACGGACTACG GTTTACTGACATTAGTTAATCAGGATGATGATATAACTGCATTGCAG GTGAGAAACAGTAATGGGGAGTGGATATCAGCGCTACCTGTTCCTGGCACATTTGTTTGCAATATCGGTGACATGCTGAAG ATTCTGACAAATGGTGAATATGAATCAACGCTGCATCGAGTCATCAACAACTCTCCTAAATATCGTGTTTGCGTTGCATACTTCTACGAG CCAAATTTTGATGCGGCTATAGAACCACTGGATACCTGTGTTCAGAGGACTGGCGGCACCAAGAAGTTTGATAGCGCCGTTTATGGAAAGCATTTGGTCAGTAAAGTGCTGACCAACTTTGTGATGTAG
- the LOC105177596 gene encoding probable inactive receptor kinase At5g67200: MLQNICYLLFVVSVLSFSSTTICIGGDADSMTSLPVDAVALLAFKSGADLDNKLLYTTNERFDYCQWRGVKCAQGRVVRYVVQSFGLRGTVPAATLSRLDQLRVLSLQNNSLFGPLPDFSPLINLKTVFLDHNYFSGTFPLSILSLHRLLLLDLSHNNFTGILPGNLTALDRLGYLRLDSNRFYGPIPPLNQTTLEVFNVSNNNLTGPVPVTPTLKKFKIFSFMYNPNLCGEIINKPCHDSPFFNSSSGGATATSPPTPLLQNAQSQRGLSDSSHAKKHHKNVGLILGFITGVLILTAAVLSLVALIRKKREESEERQQLDGKVDTNFTEETTKTKSPKDTTFFPHQAENANPHENSESKKLKSDPQQKRLTKSGNLIFCSGEEEVYTLEQLMRASAELLGRGTIGTTYKAVMVNQLIVSVKRLDACKTAITSAEEFEQHMETVGVLRHPNLVPVRAYFQAKQERLIIFDYQPNGSLFSLIHGSRSARAKPLHWTSCLKIAEDVAQGLAYIHQASKLVHGNLKSSNVLLGSDFEACITDYCLAILADTSSDDDPDFAGYRAPEIRNSARRATPKSDVYAFGVLLLELLTGKPPSQHPFLAPPDMADWVRAMRDDDSEDDMRLRMLVEVASICSLTSPEQRPTMWQVLKMITNIKEIMDDSHGGYS; this comes from the exons ATGCTACAAAACATCTGCTACCTCCTTTTCGTAGTGTCTGTTCTCAGCTTCTCCTCCACGACCATTTGCATCGGCGGAGATGCTGACTCGATGACCTCGCTTCCGGTCGACGCTGTCGCACTGCTAGCATTCAAGTCGGGGGCAGACTTAGATAACAAACTCCTCTACACTACGAACGAACGCTTCGACTACTGTCAATGGCGAGGGGTCAAATGCGCCCAAGGCCGTGTTGTTCGCTACGTCGTTCAAAGCTTCGGCCTCCGGGGCACCGTTCCGGCCGCCACCCTCAGCCGCCTCGACCAGCTCCGGGTACTTAGTCTACAAAACAACTCTCTCTTCGGCCCCCTCCCTGATTTCTCCCCTCTCATCAATCTCAAAACCGTCTTCTTAGACCACAACTATTTTTCCGGAACCTTTCCTCTCTCCATTTTGTCGCTCCACCGTCTCTTGCTTCTTGATTTGTCGCACAACAACTTCACCGGTATCCTACCGGGAAATCTGACGGCGTTGGACCGCTTGGGTTATCTCCGCCTGGATTCGAACCGGTTTTACGGGCCTATTCCTCCGTTGAATCAGACAACGCTGGAAGTGTTCAACGTTTCAAATAATAACCTCACCGGTCCAGTCCCCGTCACCCCAACTCTCAAAAAGTTCAAGATTTTTTCGTTCATGTATAATCCGAATCTATGTGGGGAGATTATTAACAAGCCCTGCCACGATTCCCCTTTCTTTAACTCATCTTCCGGCGGCGCCACCGCAACATCACCACCGACGCCGCTTCTGCAGAATGCGCAGTCACAGCGAGGTTTGAGTGATAGTTCTCATGCGAAAAAGCATCATAAAAACGTGGGCTTAATTTTAGGATTTATAACAGGGGTTCTAATCCTAACAGCAGCTGTTCTGAGTCTCGTGGCTTTAATcaggaaaaaaagagaagaaagcgAAGAAAGACAGCAGCTTGACGGAAAAGTAGATACTAATTTCACTGAAGAAACCACAAAGACCAAATCTCCAAAGGACACAACTTTCTTCCCACACCAAGCTGAAAATGCTAATCCTCATGAAAACTCTGAATCCAAGAAACTGAAATCTGATCCTCAGCAGAAAAGATTGACGAAAAGtggaaatttaatattttgttcagGGGAGGAAGAAGTGTACACATTGGAACAGTTAATGCGGGCATCCGCCGAGCTACTGGGAAGAGGCACCATTGGTACAACATATAAAGCTGTCATGGTCAATCAGCTGATTGTCTCTGTGAAGAGACTGGATGCATGTAAAACCGCCATTACCAGTGCAGAGGAATTCGAGCAACATATGGAAACCGTTGGCGTGCTGAGGCATCCCAATCTGGTTCCTGTCAGAGCTTACTTTCAGGCTAAACAGGAAAGGTTGATTATCTTCGACTATCAGCCCAATGGGAGTCTCTTCAGTCTTATCCACG GTTCAAGATCAGCCAGGGCGAAGCCTCTGCACTGGACATCGTGTCTGAAAATTGCAGAAGACGTCGCTCAGGGCCTCGCCTACATCCACCAAGCATCAAAACTCGTCCATGGGAACCTCAAATCTTCCAATGTTCTACTGGGTTCCGATTTTGAGGCCTGCATCACGGATTACTGCCTCGCCATTCTTGCAGACACCTCATCAGACGACGATCCTGATTTTGCCGGCTATAGGGCCCCTGAAATCCGAAATTCTGCACGCAGAGCCACTCCCAAATCCGATGTGTACGCTTTTGGTGTCCTCTTACTAGAGCTGCTGACGGGCAAGCCGCCATCCCAGCACCCGTTCCTTGCGCCTCCCGACATGGCCGATTGGGTCCGAGCAATGAGGGACGACGATAGTGAGGACGATATGCGGCTTAGAATGCTAGTCGAGGTGGCTAGCATTTGTAGCTTGACGTCGCCAGAACAGAGACCGACCATGTGGCAAGTGTTGAAAATGATCACAAATATAAAGGAGATCATGGATGATAGCCATGGTGGTTATTCTTGA
- the LOC105177653 gene encoding LOW QUALITY PROTEIN: probable WRKY transcription factor 7 (The sequence of the model RefSeq protein was modified relative to this genomic sequence to represent the inferred CDS: inserted 1 base in 1 codon) yields the protein MHVPETDYVAAADAAVNKFKRVISLLGRTRTGHARFRRAPVATSPPPSSSSSPNSVLPNTSTDNSTKIYCPTPIQQVPPPDYHHKLENLKESGSKTISFSYSPVISRANSFMSSLTGADTEISKQQQQPSSSSAFQIISTLSQVSNSAGKPPLSTSSSFKRKCASSENGVSGKCSPXPPSRCHCSKRRKLRLKRVIRVPAISMKMADIPPDDYSWRKYGQKPIKGSPHPRGYYKCSSVRGCPARKHVERAVDDPTMLIVTYEGEHNHAISVNAETPSTLILESS from the exons ATGCACGTACCGGAGACGGATTATGTGGCGGCGGCGGATGCGGCTGTGAACAAGTTCAAGAGGGTGATTTCTCTGCTGGGTCGGACCCGAACAGGGCACGCCCGGTTCAGGAGAGCCCCTGTGGCGACTTCTCCGCCGCCGTCGTCTTCTTCGTCTCCCAATTCTGTACTTCCCAACACTTCTACTGATAACTCTACTAAAATCTACTGCCCCACTCCAATTCAACAAGTCCCTCCTCCCGATTACCATCATAAGCTGGAGAATTTGAAAGAATCGGGTTCGAAGACGATCAGCTTCTCTTACTCGCCGGTGATTTCTCGCGCGAACTCGTTTATGTCGTCGTTGACTGGCGCTGACACGGAAATCAgcaagcagcagcagcagccgtCTTCTTCCTCGGCTTTTCAGATAATCAGCACTCTTTCTCAGGTCTCGAATTCTGCCGGAAAGCCTCCTCTTTCGACTTCATCTTCGTTTAAGAGGAAGTGCGCTTCGTCGGAGAACGGCGTCTCCGGCAAGTgcagcc ccccccccagccGCTGCCACTGTTCCAAGAGAAG GAAACTGAGACTAAAGAGGGTGATTAGGGTTCCGGCAATCAGCATGAAGATGGCTGACATCCCACCTGATGATTACTCGTGGAGAAAGTACGGCCAGAAGCCCATCAAAGGTTCCCCACATCCTAG GGGTTACTACAAGTGCAGTAGTGTGAGAGGCTGCCCAGCTAGAAAACACGTAGAGAGGGCTGTGGATGATCCCACGATGCTCATTGTGACCTACGAAGGAGAGCACAATCACGCCATCTCCGTCAACGCAGAAACACCTAGTACCTTGATTTTAGAGTCTTCCTAG
- the LOC105177595 gene encoding probable 2-oxoglutarate-dependent dioxygenase At3g49630 isoform X2 — MEFGILFLKILEAYRVSFSICLMRRSSKSNSLRQLDTGCSIGYQRVGENITKGVPDMHEAIDCYREVKPGMYGRLGEAMEGCNKWPSDPPNFKDLMEEYVNLCTDLSSKIMRGIALALGAPMDVFEGNRAGDPFWVLRVIGYPVVHHANGQEMPKTETDVGCGAHTDYGLLTLVNQDDDITALQVRNSNGEWISALPVPGTFVCNIGDMLKILTNGEYESTLHRVINNSPKYRVCVAYFYEPNFDAAIEPLDTCVQRTGGTKKFDSAVYGKHLVSKVLTNFVM; from the exons ATGGAATTCGGGATTCTCTTCTTAAAGATATTAGAAGCGTATCGCGTCAGTTTTTCCATCTGCCTTATGAGGAGAAGCTCAAAATCAAACTCTCTGCGGCAACTGGATACAGGTTGCAGcat AGGATATCAACGGGTTGGTGAGAACATAACAAAAGGCGTGCCGGACATGCATGAAGCTATTGAT TGCTACAGAGAAGTAAAACCTGGAATGTATGGAAGGCTTGGTGAAGCTATGGAAGGAtgtaataaatg GCCGAGTGATCCTCcaaattttaaagatttaATGGAGGAGTATGTCAATCTTTGCACAG ATCTATCTAGCAAGATCATGAGGGGGATAGCTTTAGCATTGGGTGCGCCGATGGATGTATTTGAAGGGAATAGAGCTGGAGATCCATTTTGGGTGCTTCGTGTGATTGGATATCCTGTTGTCCACCATGCAAATGGCCAGGAAATGCCGAAGACAGAAACTGATGTTGGATG TGGAGCACACACGGACTACG GTTTACTGACATTAGTTAATCAGGATGATGATATAACTGCATTGCAG GTGAGAAACAGTAATGGGGAGTGGATATCAGCGCTACCTGTTCCTGGCACATTTGTTTGCAATATCGGTGACATGCTGAAG ATTCTGACAAATGGTGAATATGAATCAACGCTGCATCGAGTCATCAACAACTCTCCTAAATATCGTGTTTGCGTTGCATACTTCTACGAG CCAAATTTTGATGCGGCTATAGAACCACTGGATACCTGTGTTCAGAGGACTGGCGGCACCAAGAAGTTTGATAGCGCCGTTTATGGAAAGCATTTGGTCAGTAAAGTGCTGACCAACTTTGTGATGTAG